One Methylomonas sp. LL1 DNA window includes the following coding sequences:
- a CDS encoding MotA/TolQ/ExbB proton channel family protein, whose protein sequence is MDIATILGFVLGVAIVASAILMGGSIMLFIDVPSLLLVFGGTFGTSLMRLPMADFLRSFAVVGRAFFNKRTNPSVLIEEAVTLADMARKNGLLALESAEVSDPFMQKGIQLCVDGYNPEFVKNLLRQDIDQMVSRNEVGQSMWKGVADLAPAMGMIGTLVGLVQMLANMSDPSSVGPAMAVALLTTLYGALIANVFALPIIDKLASVLNYEKANKELVMDFIANLQEGTNPKVLRNLLNTYIPEKKRLEE, encoded by the coding sequence GTGGATATTGCAACCATACTCGGTTTTGTACTTGGTGTTGCTATTGTCGCCTCGGCGATATTAATGGGTGGCAGCATCATGCTGTTTATCGATGTACCGTCGCTTTTGTTGGTGTTTGGCGGTACCTTTGGCACATCGTTGATGCGTTTGCCTATGGCCGATTTTTTACGCTCGTTCGCCGTGGTCGGCCGAGCGTTTTTCAACAAAAGAACCAATCCTTCCGTGCTGATCGAAGAAGCGGTAACCCTGGCCGACATGGCGCGTAAGAACGGTTTACTGGCGCTGGAGTCGGCCGAGGTTTCCGACCCCTTCATGCAAAAAGGCATTCAACTGTGTGTCGACGGCTATAACCCCGAGTTCGTCAAAAATCTGTTGCGGCAGGATATCGATCAGATGGTCAGTCGAAACGAAGTCGGGCAGAGTATGTGGAAAGGGGTTGCCGACTTGGCGCCGGCCATGGGCATGATAGGTACCTTGGTGGGTTTGGTGCAGATGTTGGCGAATATGTCCGACCCCTCTTCGGTGGGACCGGCGATGGCGGTGGCATTATTGACCACCTTGTATGGAGCATTGATCGCCAATGTATTCGCCTTACCCATCATCGATAAACTGGCCAGCGTATTGAATTACGAAAAGGCCAACAAGGAGTTGGTTATGGATTTTATTGCTAATTTGCAGGAAGGCACCAATCCTAAAGTGTTGCGGAATCTGTTGAATACCTATATTCCCGAGAAAAAACGCCTGGAGGAATAA
- a CDS encoding 2OG-Fe(II) oxygenase — translation MLSPPIHHDSPFPFFYVNSAFSEEQCAALESLFLQDADWQHRDGAFYRCSLRNVTENIPATFLTEVLGSMREITGLPLTNRVVVTAQRMLPGQVIGIHSDRPLVGYELVRLVVQLNKQWQAEHGGVLELFSSPESEAVFRVNPEYNNAFGFLLHVDSHHGVTEVTQPRQTVVFNFWHAANTPELAAHVQALFADIHFSELPTALNPVASAAELSLPEETTFRAGTAALALHRWGYDEPTIVTGYLHSAGLAICENHDAETYAAVLLADWLACLYRDSFDLARWNILRRELEGIEVFTRLRPTWQLCLPE, via the coding sequence TTGCTCTCGCCGCCCATCCACCACGATAGCCCGTTCCCCTTTTTTTATGTCAATTCTGCATTTTCCGAGGAGCAGTGTGCTGCGCTGGAGTCTTTATTCTTGCAAGACGCTGACTGGCAGCATCGGGATGGGGCGTTTTATCGGTGTTCTCTTCGGAACGTTACCGAGAATATTCCAGCGACGTTTCTGACGGAAGTGCTCGGTAGCATGCGTGAGATTACAGGATTGCCTCTCACGAATCGTGTCGTGGTCACGGCTCAACGCATGCTGCCTGGACAAGTCATTGGAATACACAGCGACCGGCCGCTAGTGGGCTATGAGCTTGTTCGGCTGGTCGTGCAACTGAATAAGCAATGGCAAGCTGAGCATGGCGGTGTTCTGGAATTATTCTCTTCACCGGAGAGTGAAGCGGTTTTCCGTGTCAATCCTGAGTACAACAACGCCTTTGGCTTTCTGCTTCACGTCGATTCACACCATGGCGTCACCGAGGTTACCCAGCCGCGACAAACAGTCGTCTTCAATTTCTGGCATGCGGCGAATACACCAGAACTTGCCGCGCACGTTCAAGCCTTGTTTGCCGACATTCATTTCTCCGAACTGCCGACAGCACTCAACCCAGTGGCCTCGGCTGCGGAATTGAGTCTGCCCGAGGAAACGACATTCCGTGCCGGCACGGCTGCGCTGGCACTCCACCGCTGGGGCTACGATGAGCCAACCATCGTGACCGGCTACCTGCACAGCGCCGGTCTTGCTATCTGCGAAAATCACGATGCCGAGACCTATGCCGCCGTGCTATTGGCGGATTGGCTAGCGTGTTTGTATCGGGATTCGTTTGATTTGGCACGATGGAATATCTTGCGACGCGAACTTGAAGGAATAGAAGTGTTTACACGCCTGAGGCCCACATGGCAGCTTTGTCTGCCGGAATAG
- a CDS encoding PilZ domain-containing protein translates to MTLNPTPDRRRFFRIDDTISLSYRLIDQASANQGLKSMGHLSGEYSLAATLDVLSQEAARIMLRLEKQSPELLELYKILDAKINAVSQAVMLVGSDVDKQACREVNLSAAGLAFQQAGPLEIGQYLAIEMYLPTTLALIQVYGQVIKCEAVESERYSIGVEYTHIREEDQELLIKHVVRQQWRQLREEKAKS, encoded by the coding sequence ATGACGCTTAACCCAACACCCGATAGACGGCGTTTCTTCAGAATTGACGACACCATCAGCCTTTCTTACCGGTTGATCGACCAAGCCAGCGCCAACCAGGGGCTCAAATCGATGGGGCATCTGTCCGGCGAATATTCCTTGGCCGCCACCTTGGATGTGTTATCGCAGGAAGCGGCCCGTATCATGCTGAGGCTGGAAAAACAAAGCCCCGAACTTTTGGAGCTTTATAAAATTTTGGACGCAAAAATCAACGCGGTATCGCAGGCTGTCATGTTGGTTGGTAGCGATGTCGACAAGCAAGCTTGCCGCGAAGTCAATTTAAGCGCGGCCGGTTTGGCGTTTCAACAGGCCGGTCCGTTGGAAATAGGCCAATATCTGGCGATCGAAATGTATCTGCCCACAACCTTGGCCTTGATTCAGGTCTATGGTCAAGTGATCAAGTGTGAAGCCGTCGAATCCGAGCGGTATTCGATTGGCGTCGAGTACACCCATATTCGGGAGGAAGATCAGGAGCTATTGATCAAGCATGTGGTGCGCCAGCAGTGGCGGCAATTGCGGGAAGAAAAAGCCAAGTCTTAA
- a CDS encoding J domain-containing protein, whose protein sequence is MNEDARQCRLNAIYGHIVIVSAKPVRLRMDDRPADEEEWIIWNGGLGLVTTVTIGLVEVGAGGRDAWLDEPFDMVGPFSFDELKTHGRIAFAACIVMSRQRWQDDQVELRRESLKLRRATEQQINEKFEHLYGGHGRQQVNHKPFDERQHRQTLKLPIDGMLESSAIKAAFRRLAQKAHPDAGGSNEQFIRITEARNALLAYIS, encoded by the coding sequence ATGAATGAGGATGCCCGCCAATGTCGCCTAAATGCAATCTATGGTCATATCGTCATCGTGTCGGCAAAGCCAGTGAGGCTTCGTATGGATGATAGGCCAGCGGATGAGGAAGAATGGATCATCTGGAATGGCGGTCTCGGCCTCGTCACCACGGTGACGATAGGGCTGGTCGAAGTCGGCGCTGGCGGTAGAGACGCGTGGCTGGATGAGCCTTTCGACATGGTAGGCCCCTTCAGCTTTGACGAGCTAAAGACGCATGGGCGAATCGCCTTCGCCGCCTGTATCGTTATGTCACGCCAGAGATGGCAAGACGACCAAGTGGAGCTGCGGCGGGAGTCCCTGAAACTACGCCGTGCTACAGAACAACAGATAAACGAGAAATTTGAGCACCTCTACGGTGGTCACGGCCGGCAACAAGTCAACCACAAGCCCTTCGACGAGCGGCAACATCGTCAGACACTAAAGCTGCCAATCGACGGGATGCTTGAGTCATCCGCGATCAAGGCTGCTTTTCGGCGGCTCGCTCAAAAGGCCCATCCCGATGCCGGGGGCAGCAACGAACAGTTCATTCGCATTACGGAAGCGCGGAACGCGTTGTTAGCGTACATTTCGTGA
- a CDS encoding TetR/AcrR family transcriptional regulator, with protein MVKCGRPCKGDEQQSRDRLLDAALRLFLEHGYGNLSMETIARDARVSLRTIYSQFGGKAGLFGALIRRCSDQFISGLVDDDTNLEDALIQFGRQFLYRITRPDVVRMRAILIGESPRFPDLATQFYEQGPRRTLDHLAQFFARHRQAGRLVDIDPAFLADQFIGALRGERLQRLQLGLEPTPGEADINVWVVQVTRLFLRGCIAGELACG; from the coding sequence ATGGTCAAATGCGGACGCCCGTGTAAGGGTGATGAGCAACAAAGCCGGGATCGATTACTCGATGCCGCGTTACGGCTTTTTCTCGAGCACGGATACGGAAACCTCAGTATGGAAACCATTGCCCGCGATGCGCGGGTATCGTTACGCACTATTTACAGCCAATTCGGCGGCAAGGCCGGTTTGTTCGGCGCGCTGATCAGACGTTGCAGCGACCAATTTATCAGCGGATTGGTCGACGATGATACTAACTTGGAAGATGCGCTGATTCAGTTTGGCCGGCAATTTTTATATCGGATTACCCGGCCGGATGTGGTACGGATGCGCGCCATATTGATCGGCGAATCGCCGCGCTTTCCCGATCTGGCGACCCAATTTTATGAACAAGGCCCCAGGCGCACGCTCGACCATCTGGCCCAGTTTTTTGCCCGCCATCGGCAAGCCGGCCGCCTGGTGGACATCGATCCGGCCTTTTTGGCCGATCAATTCATCGGCGCATTGCGGGGCGAGCGCCTGCAAAGACTGCAACTGGGCTTGGAACCGACCCCGGGCGAGGCCGACATCAATGTTTGGGTGGTTCAGGTGACTCGACTGTTTCTGCGGGGCTGTATAGCGGGCGAGTTGGCATGCGGTTAG
- a CDS encoding GmrSD restriction endonuclease domain-containing protein, whose protein sequence is MNFTDRIRPTDKGITTYLDELENLDYQIPTFQRDVVWEKENVKKLWDSIYKFYPLGSILVWKTDIKLQNHRKIGGHIISEGTFNRSEYQYILDGQQRTTSLLTSLYGGMIEGKDGFDPSIYIDLSIEGETETDDDSYKKRFLYWEEIDDKNGVFLRNTGRQKKFNSSIIVKLIDIKNNFGSVERSLVESAFGDYKDYDHPIREQLRRLKQVLDNYRLSFIELKGIQVAEVCQIFERINQAGKPLDIFDIVVAKTFRPKSENKSGFYLREYIDNFRKLNNSNFMQISDFDYLQIIAILIRENIDKSGIWNITPRYLNDIKTEQIEEIWETAKKAIKKTFDFFENTLNIKGPQLIPYRYFYLTIAAYFFNNISPDYGFLKKYFWFHSFHNDDLLSNTGDVNSHIEFLNAQKKNGKSEFPRFLIDRETLRNSSYSSKGRLSRAILSLYASKQPKDWKYTDRNVIVDNFFFSTDKPNLHHIFPTNYISQNPGSNELNNNSLMNIAYLTQITNLEISDKNPLNYIQEYDSNPEFEVVINSHFLPSELLEWSRQESMPPDALDQFIEKRVDLIMEELKRILAGVNVEVIDTKQKS, encoded by the coding sequence ATGAACTTTACCGATAGGATACGACCCACAGATAAAGGCATCACAACTTATTTGGATGAGTTGGAAAATCTTGATTATCAGATTCCAACATTTCAACGGGATGTCGTGTGGGAAAAGGAAAATGTAAAGAAATTATGGGACAGCATTTACAAGTTTTACCCACTTGGAAGTATTTTGGTGTGGAAAACCGATATAAAACTTCAAAACCATAGAAAGATTGGTGGCCATATCATTTCAGAAGGGACATTCAACCGAAGTGAATACCAATATATTTTAGATGGACAGCAGCGTACAACGTCGCTGCTGACATCTTTATACGGGGGGATGATTGAGGGAAAAGATGGATTTGATCCATCAATATACATTGATTTGTCGATTGAGGGCGAAACGGAAACAGACGATGATAGTTACAAAAAGAGATTTTTATACTGGGAAGAGATAGATGATAAAAATGGAGTTTTCTTAAGAAACACCGGAAGGCAAAAGAAATTCAACTCGAGCATTATCGTAAAACTTATCGACATTAAAAATAATTTTGGATCCGTAGAACGCTCTTTAGTGGAAAGTGCGTTTGGCGACTACAAAGACTACGACCATCCCATACGGGAACAACTAAGAAGGCTCAAGCAAGTTCTTGATAACTACAGGCTGTCATTTATTGAGTTAAAGGGAATTCAAGTCGCTGAAGTTTGTCAGATTTTTGAGCGGATAAACCAAGCGGGTAAGCCGCTTGATATATTTGATATTGTTGTAGCGAAAACATTTAGGCCGAAATCTGAAAACAAATCCGGATTCTACCTGAGGGAATACATTGATAATTTTCGCAAGTTGAACAATAGCAATTTTATGCAGATCAGCGATTTTGATTATTTGCAAATCATTGCTATTTTGATCCGTGAAAACATTGATAAATCGGGAATATGGAATATCACTCCACGTTACCTCAATGATATAAAAACTGAGCAAATTGAGGAAATTTGGGAGACTGCAAAGAAAGCAATAAAGAAAACTTTTGATTTCTTTGAAAACACATTAAATATTAAAGGCCCCCAACTTATCCCTTACCGATATTTCTATCTAACAATAGCCGCCTATTTTTTTAATAACATTAGCCCAGATTATGGTTTTCTAAAAAAATACTTCTGGTTTCATAGCTTTCATAATGATGACCTTCTTAGCAATACAGGGGACGTCAATTCACATATAGAGTTTCTTAACGCACAAAAGAAAAATGGGAAAAGTGAGTTCCCAAGGTTTTTGATTGACAGAGAAACATTAAGAAATTCGTCGTATAGCTCGAAAGGTAGATTATCCAGAGCAATACTTTCCTTATATGCCAGCAAACAACCAAAAGACTGGAAGTACACCGACAGAAATGTGATTGTTGATAATTTTTTCTTTTCTACAGACAAACCAAACTTGCATCATATATTTCCAACAAACTATATTTCACAAAATCCCGGTTCAAATGAACTTAATAATAATAGTCTGATGAATATCGCATATCTTACACAAATCACGAACTTAGAAATTAGTGATAAGAATCCGCTCAACTACATTCAGGAATATGATTCAAATCCGGAGTTCGAGGTCGTTATTAATAGTCACTTTTTGCCAAGCGAGCTTTTGGAGTGGTCGAGGCAAGAAAGTATGCCGCCTGATGCGCTGGATCAATTTATAGAAAAACGGGTTGATTTGATCATGGAAGAGTTAAAGAGAATTCTGGCTGGGGTGAATGTTGAAGTTATCGATACAAAGCAAAAGAGCTAA
- a CDS encoding efflux RND transporter periplasmic adaptor subunit: MPRLGFSLLVILFLATLAGCGDKAADPGPPPAPNVKIAQALIQEVTEWDEYTGRVEAVNSVDIRARVSGYLEKVNFTAGSKVNKGDLLFLIDPKPFKAQLDYAVAELERAQSKQQLAKNDQARAENLFQAKAISAEEYDARNKGLREAAAAVNSAEANVYSAKLNLEYTEIRAPISGRIGRELITAGNLVNTAGDTTLLTTLVSTDPVYVYVDADEQSVLKYRRQAQQKHQGSADLKGTPAQLALADEADFPHQGQLDYVAPREDAATGTVTLRGVFANPDELLSPGLFARMRVRGSAPYSAALLPDRAIGTDQAQRFVWVVDQNHQVSYRQVTPGSRIGQMRVIREGLQAGDWVVIEGVQKLKPGIKVNPERISLAEPRGVQ; this comes from the coding sequence ATGCCGCGCCTCGGTTTTTCGCTGCTGGTTATTTTATTTCTGGCCACGCTGGCCGGTTGCGGCGATAAAGCCGCCGATCCGGGGCCTCCCCCCGCCCCCAATGTCAAGATTGCCCAAGCCTTGATTCAGGAAGTCACGGAATGGGACGAATACACTGGCCGAGTCGAAGCCGTCAATTCAGTCGACATCCGCGCCAGGGTCAGCGGTTATCTGGAAAAGGTCAATTTCACGGCCGGCTCGAAAGTCAATAAGGGCGACCTGTTGTTTCTGATCGATCCCAAACCCTTCAAGGCACAACTTGACTACGCCGTAGCCGAACTGGAACGCGCCCAATCCAAACAGCAACTGGCCAAGAACGACCAAGCCCGCGCCGAAAACCTGTTTCAAGCCAAGGCCATTTCCGCCGAGGAATACGATGCCCGCAACAAAGGTTTACGCGAAGCCGCGGCGGCGGTGAATTCGGCCGAAGCCAATGTCTATAGCGCAAAATTGAATCTGGAATACACCGAAATCCGGGCGCCGATTAGCGGCCGTATCGGCCGCGAACTGATCACCGCTGGCAATCTGGTCAATACCGCCGGCGATACCACGCTGCTGACCACTCTCGTTTCCACCGATCCGGTCTACGTCTATGTCGATGCCGACGAGCAATCGGTGCTGAAATACCGGCGCCAAGCCCAACAAAAACACCAGGGGTCCGCCGATCTGAAAGGCACGCCGGCCCAACTAGCCCTGGCCGATGAAGCCGATTTTCCCCATCAAGGCCAGCTGGATTACGTCGCTCCGCGTGAAGATGCCGCGACCGGCACCGTCACCTTGCGCGGGGTATTCGCCAATCCCGACGAACTGTTGAGTCCCGGTTTGTTCGCTCGGATGCGGGTACGCGGCAGCGCGCCCTATTCCGCGGCCCTGTTGCCCGATCGAGCCATCGGTACCGATCAAGCCCAGCGCTTCGTCTGGGTGGTGGATCAAAACCATCAGGTCAGCTATCGCCAAGTGACGCCGGGCAGCCGCATCGGCCAGATGCGGGTAATCCGCGAAGGCTTACAAGCCGGCGACTGGGTGGTGATCGAAGGCGTGCAAAAACTGAAACCGGGCATCAAAGTCAATCCGGAGCGCATTTCGCTGGCCGAGCCTCGTGGAGTGCAATAA
- a CDS encoding MotB family protein, with amino-acid sequence MADCPKCPPPGAPAWLATFADMMSLLMCFFIMLLSMASMDVQKFKAVAASMKDAFGVQRLIVADEIPMGTSVIQQEFSPGQATPTPLDEIKQSTQQESEQLSESQDTMERAKQQVIEDKLREIKAEAESIKKRLKLEIDQGLVTVGTSGFRIIIRINETGSFASASAVLKPGFESVMDKITQSVAESEGKVIVAGHTDDIPIKTIMYRSNWELSSSRAVTVAQYMLEKNQIDQNRFLIEGHADTHPLMPNDSPQNRAANRRVEIVIAQDEALLKDQADLTQTIQTDTVPDKTP; translated from the coding sequence ATGGCTGATTGTCCCAAATGTCCGCCCCCCGGCGCGCCGGCCTGGTTGGCGACTTTCGCCGACATGATGTCGCTGCTCATGTGTTTTTTCATCATGCTGCTGTCGATGGCCAGCATGGATGTGCAGAAATTCAAGGCGGTAGCCGCGTCCATGAAGGATGCCTTTGGCGTGCAGCGCTTGATTGTCGCGGATGAAATTCCAATGGGTACCAGCGTGATTCAACAAGAATTCAGTCCCGGACAGGCAACGCCCACGCCGCTGGATGAAATCAAGCAATCCACCCAGCAGGAAAGTGAACAACTGTCGGAATCGCAGGATACGATGGAGCGGGCCAAACAACAGGTGATCGAGGATAAACTGCGGGAAATCAAGGCGGAAGCGGAGAGCATCAAGAAACGTTTGAAACTGGAAATCGATCAAGGATTGGTCACGGTCGGCACCAGCGGTTTCAGAATCATCATCCGTATCAACGAAACCGGTTCCTTTGCCTCGGCCAGCGCGGTATTGAAACCCGGATTCGAATCGGTGATGGACAAAATCACCCAATCGGTGGCTGAATCGGAAGGCAAGGTCATCGTTGCCGGCCATACCGACGACATTCCGATCAAAACCATCATGTACCGCTCCAACTGGGAATTATCCTCGTCTCGAGCCGTAACGGTCGCTCAGTATATGCTGGAAAAAAATCAAATCGATCAGAACCGGTTTCTGATCGAAGGCCATGCCGACACCCATCCGCTGATGCCGAACGACTCGCCGCAAAATCGGGCCGCCAATCGGCGGGTGGAAATTGTGATCGCCCAGGATGAGGCGCTGCTGAAGGATCAGGCCGACCTGACGCAAACTATCCAAACTGACACGGTTCCGGACAAAACACCTTAA